In a genomic window of Telopea speciosissima isolate NSW1024214 ecotype Mountain lineage chromosome 5, Tspe_v1, whole genome shotgun sequence:
- the LOC122662074 gene encoding mitochondrial uncoupling protein 5-like codes for MGIKGFVEGGIASIIAGVSTHPLDLIKVRMQLQGESHVPNPATIQNLRPAFAFNGSSAASGAIHAPPLPPPRMGPVSVGVKIFQTEGVAALFSGVSATVLRQTLYSTTRMGLYDILKQKWTDPNSGKMPLVRKLAAGLIAGGIGAAVGNPADVAMVRMQADGRLPAAQRRNYKSVVDAITQMSKQEGITSLWRGSSLTVNRAMIVTASQLATYDQVKEMIIGNGVMKDGLGTHVTASFTAGFVAAVASNPVDVIKTRVMNMKVEAGAEPPYSGAMDCALKTVRAEGPMALYKGFIPTISRQGPFTVVLFVTLEQVRKLLKDF; via the coding sequence ATGGGTATTAAAGGATTCGTCGAAGGAGGCATAGCCTCGATCATTGCAGGGGTTTCCACCCACCCACTCGACCTCATCAAGGTCCGTATGCAGCTCCAGGGAGAGTCCCATGTCCCCAACCCAGCAACCATTCAGAATCTCCGACCAGCTTTTGCCTTCAACGGCTCCTCCGCTGCTTCAGGCGCCATCCACGCTcctccactgccaccaccacgaATGGGACCGGTATCTGTCGGTGTCAAAATCTTCCAGACCGAAGGCGTCGCCGCTCTCTTCTCTGGCGTTTCTGCCACAGTCCTCCGCCAAACACTCTACTCCACCACCCGAATGGGCCTCTACGACATCCTCAAGCAAAAATGGACGGACCCCAACTCGGGAAAAATGCCACTCGTGCGCAAGCTAGCAGCCGGCCTCATAGCCGGTGGAATCGGAGCTGCCGTCGGCAACCCAGCGGATGTAGCCATGGTGCGCATGCAGGCAGACGGACGGCTCCCGGCGGCGCAGCGCAGGAACTACAAGAGTGTCGTTGACGCCATCACACAGATGTCGAAGCAGGAAGGGATCACGAGCTTGTGGAGAGGATCATCGTTGACAGTGAACAGGGCCATGATTGTGACGGCATCACAGCTTGCGACATATGATCAGGTGAAGGAGATGATTATTGGGAATGGTGTGATGAAGGATGGGCTTGGAACCCATGTGACTGCGAGCTTTACTGCTGGGTTTGTGGCTGCAGTAGCGTCGAATCCGGTGGATGTGATTAAGACAAGGGTGATGAATATGAAGGTGGAGGCAGGGGCGGAGCCGCCGTATTCTGGGGCCATGGATTGTGCTTTGAAGACAGTGAGGGCTGAGGGTCCAATGGCTCTGTATAAGGGTTTTATTCCCACAATATCAAGGCAAGGCCCCTTTACTGTGGTTCTGTTCGTGACGCTTGAGCAAGTTCGGAAGCTGCTCAAAGATTTCTGA